A genomic window from Pocillopora verrucosa isolate sample1 chromosome 7, ASM3666991v2, whole genome shotgun sequence includes:
- the LOC136282534 gene encoding uncharacterized protein yields MSLVPKVDEVREFIFRRNITIAFITETWLKETVSDRVVDIPDFAVLRQDRKRDSHGGVCAYIKEGYCRYKHLKELNYCDEHESLWLHLTPTRLPRGFSCIIAVVIYHPPKSDDRSFREHLFQFLTLMESKYLNCGILVTGDFNRLDIGCLLRYFRLKQIVKEHTPKDATLDLILMNMHDHYSQPFAPLGLSDHNVVVATPLHGKRINNTKKTITKRDLWASSKASMGRFLNGIHWSILFSPLEGCKEMWNVFSKVVRTGLDILMPEKQFRICTADAPWMTQRVKALILKRQKAFTMHGPESSQFKYLRNLVNRERKACRARYYESKVQQLKGKNPKKWWDEVKRLSGAKSRNGDLVKLINTEQFSSLSGPDQANAINSAFLEPLQVYKLHEPLAHVPWRTHPNF; encoded by the coding sequence ATGTCTCTTGTCCCCAAAGTTGATGAAGTACGGGAATTTATTTTCCGCAGAAATATCACTATCGCGTTCATCACGGAAACCTGGTTAAAGGAGACCGTGTCCGATAGAGTCGTCGACATTCCGGATTTCGCTGTGCTGCGTCAAGATAGGAAAAGAGACTCGCACGGAGGTGTGTGCGCATATATAAAAGAGGGGTACTGCAGATATAAACATCTTAAAGAACTAAACTACTGTGACGAGCATGAGAGTTTATGGCTTCATTTAACACCCACTCGTCTCCCACGGGGGTTCTCCTGCATCATTGCTGTAGTAATTTACCATCCACCAAAGTCGGACGACAGATCATTTCGGGAGCACCTGTTTCAATTCCTTACTCTGATGGAATCAAAGTATCTCAACTGCGGTATCCTAGTAACCGGCGATTTCAATCGTTTGGATATCGGTTGCCTGTTGAGGTACTTTCGCCTCAAACAAATCGTGAAAGAGCATACCCCGAAAGACGCTACCCTTGATCTTATACTGATGAATATGCATGATCACTACTCCCAACCTTTCGCACCACTTGGGTTGTCCGATCATAATGTCGTGGTGGCGACTCCACTGCACGGGAAACGCATCAACAACACCAAGAAAACCATTACCAAGCGAGACCTATGGGCCAGCTCTAAAGCGTCAATGGGGAGATTTCTGAACGGCATCCATTGGTCCATATTGTTTTCTCCACTCGAGGGGTGCAAGGAAATGTGGAACGTTTTTTCCAAGGTAGTGCGCACTGGTCTTGACATCTTAATGCCAGAGAAACAATTTCGTATTTGTACAGCCGACGCCCCGTGGATGACTCAGAGAGTGAAAGCCCTTATCCTGAAGAGACAAAAGGCCTTTACTATGCATGGCCCCGAGTCCTCTCAATTCAAGTACCTTAGAAACCTCGTTAACCGGGAGAGGAAAGCGTGTCGAGCCCGCTATTACGAATCAAAGGTTCAACAGCTAAAAGGCAAAAATCCCAAGAAATGGTGGGACGAGGTTAAGCGACTAAGTGGCGCCAAGTCAAGAAACGGTGACCTAGTGAAGCTAATAAACACTGAGCAATTTTCAAGTCTCTCCGGACCAGACCAAGCAAATGCCATTAACTCTGCGTTTCTCGAGCCTCTTCAAGTTTACAAGTTACACGAGCCACTTGCCCATGTCCCCTGGAGGACACACCCAAATTTTTAA
- the LOC136282535 gene encoding uncharacterized protein has protein sequence MSADFKRYLISVLLPSIFTAATCSPEVCIADQCRNLEFGQKAFEGKRLVNHTIRTVEITVSRFCENLCYMEPDCVSINLYTRGDGNGNYKCELNNATHEGHEGKLIEEEMYSYHAAESNCVQNPCKNNATCQSGFTKKGYRCLCTAGFEGPICERDINECARGLHKCSSGAFCNNTKGSYNCTCKHGFTGNGRECKDIDECVEGSHSCSPDAYCNNTKGSYNCTCKPGFTGSGGKCKEATSCKEIHEISSVSSVVTFLVDSQPLSVFCHMGNFGCGDGGWTPVMKIDGTKTTFHYDSQYWSNYDEYNLPGGETGFDERETKLPIYWNTSFSKICLGMKIDEQLRFIVIKQEADSLYSLIADEQYRHTLLGRDGWKELIGSQASLQKNCNKEGFNAISGRSDRSKVRIGIVSNEQDDCHSCNSLIGFGTGSHPNDAKSCGNEADVYDSDNEQKSIKAMGYILVQ, from the exons ATGTCTGCTGATTTCAAGCGCTATCTCATTTCCGTTCTCTTGCCTTCTATTTTCACAGCAGCTACATGTTCTCCag AAGTCTGCATCGCAGACCAGTGTCGCAATTTGGAGTTTGGGCAGAAAGCATTTGAAGGGAAACGCCTTGTAAACCACACAATTCGCACCGTGGAAATAACAGTTTCCAGGTTCTGTGAAAACTTGTGTTATATGGAGCCCGACTGCGTCAGCATTAATCTTTATACACGGGGAGATGGAAATGGAAACTATAAATGTGAACTGAACAATGCTACTCATGAAGGACACGAAGGAAAGTTGATAGAAGAAGAGATGTATTCTTATCACGCAGCTGAG aGCAATTGTGTACAAAATCCTTGTAAGAACAATGCTACTTGTCAGAGCGGATTTACTAAGAAAGGTTATCGGTGTCTTTGTACCGCTGGATTTGAAGGTCCGATTTGCGAAAGAG ACATCAACGAATGTGCTCGCGGGCTACACAAATGCAGCTCTGGTGCGTTttgcaacaataccaaaggTTCATACAATTGCACATGCAAACATGGATTCACGGGAAATGGACGAGAATGTAAAG ACATCGATGAGTGTGTCGAAGGGTCACACTCATGCAGCCCTGATGCCTATTGCAACAACACCAAAGGGTcttacaactgtacatgtaaacctgGATTCACTGGGAGTGGAGGAAAATGCAAGG aagctACCTCgtgtaaagaaattcatgaaat ATCCAGTGTGAGTAGTGTGGTTACCTTTCTTGTTGACTCCCAACCGTTGTCCGTTTTTTGCCACATGGGAAATTTTGGGtgcggagatggaggatggacgccagTTATGAAGATTGACGGCACAAAG ACCACATTCCATTATGACTCGCAGTATTGGAGCAATTACGATGAATACAACCTCCCCGGTGGAGAGACTGGGTTTGACGAACGGGAAACAAAGCTACCCATCTACTGGAACACCTCCTTCTCCAAAATATGTCTCGGAATGAAGATCGACGAACAGCTCAGGTTCATCGTCATCAAACAGGAAGCTGACTCTCtgtactcactgatcgctgatgaGCAATACCGGCACACCTTACTGGGTCGTGACGGGTGGAAAGAGTTGATTGGCAGCCAGGCCTCATTACAGAAAAACTGCAACAAGGAAGGATTCAATGCCATTAGCGGTCGAAGTGATCGTTCTAAAGTTAGAATTGGTATTGTTAGCAATGAGCAGGACGACTGTCATTCATGCAACTCTTTGATTGGATTTGGTACAGGAAGTCACCCTAACGATGCAAAATCTTGCGGAAATGAGGCAGACGTTTATGATTCAGATAACGAACAGAAGAGTATCAAAGCCATGGGGTACATATTGGTACAATAA